One Dictyoglomus turgidum DSM 6724 DNA window includes the following coding sequences:
- a CDS encoding ABC transporter substrate-binding protein, producing the protein MKKYFKLTILVLVLVSFILAISPAQQQITLRIIWWGSQDRHNRTLKVIELFQKKYPNIKIVSEYTGWSEYYTKLTTMAAGGNLPDIMQQDHAYIRGWVEKGLLLPLDDLVAQGIINLKDVAKSIVDSGRLSGKLYAINLGNNSQAFAIDPEVFRKAGVPLPPTLWTWDDFKRIARIIHRKLGIYGAAENLGDHNIFRVWTIENGGYLFSEDGKSLGYEDDNVYASFYKMLLELQDEGVIPSRDVEVARGSVSPEQRFICLGKSAMQFTWSNQLTAMSKALKDKPLKLYMIPTLNGKVGNFLKPSMFFAINAKTKYPKEAAMFINFFINDIEAGKILMAERGVPVSKKVQLALKPILTPVEKEIFNFIATVEKYGAPTPAPDPERWQEIYNNVYTPLYDQIMYKKITPEEAAKRFREQVTQILRK; encoded by the coding sequence ATGAAAAAGTACTTTAAGTTAACAATTTTAGTATTAGTTTTAGTTAGTTTTATCCTTGCTATTTCTCCAGCTCAACAGCAGATTACATTAAGAATTATCTGGTGGGGTTCTCAGGATAGACATAACAGAACTTTGAAAGTAATAGAGCTTTTCCAAAAGAAATACCCCAACATTAAGATTGTATCAGAATATACAGGATGGTCTGAGTATTATACAAAACTTACCACTATGGCTGCAGGTGGAAACCTTCCAGATATTATGCAACAGGACCACGCATATATTAGGGGATGGGTAGAGAAAGGCTTACTTTTACCTCTTGATGATTTAGTAGCACAAGGTATTATAAATCTTAAAGATGTAGCAAAAAGCATAGTCGATTCTGGAAGATTAAGTGGAAAACTTTATGCCATAAACTTAGGAAATAACTCTCAAGCCTTTGCTATTGATCCGGAGGTATTTAGAAAGGCAGGAGTTCCTCTTCCACCTACTTTATGGACATGGGATGATTTCAAGAGAATTGCAAGGATAATTCATAGAAAACTTGGCATATATGGAGCAGCGGAGAACCTTGGCGATCATAACATATTCAGAGTATGGACTATTGAAAACGGTGGATATCTTTTCAGCGAAGATGGTAAATCCTTGGGATACGAAGATGATAACGTATACGCAAGCTTCTACAAGATGCTTCTTGAACTTCAAGACGAAGGTGTAATTCCTTCAAGAGATGTAGAAGTTGCAAGGGGTAGTGTAAGTCCAGAGCAAAGATTTATATGTCTTGGAAAGTCTGCAATGCAATTTACTTGGAGTAACCAGCTTACAGCTATGAGCAAAGCTCTTAAAGATAAACCTTTGAAACTTTATATGATTCCAACACTAAATGGAAAGGTTGGAAACTTCTTAAAGCCATCAATGTTTTTTGCAATCAATGCTAAGACTAAATATCCCAAGGAAGCAGCAATGTTTATAAACTTCTTTATTAATGATATTGAGGCTGGAAAGATACTAATGGCAGAGAGAGGAGTGCCGGTATCCAAGAAAGTACAGCTTGCTCTAAAGCCAATTTTAACTCCTGTGGAGAAAGAAATATTTAACTTCATAGCTACAGTAGAAAAATATGGAGCTCCAACTCCTGCTCCAGACCCAGAAAGATGGCAAGAAATTTATAACAATGTCTATACTCCCCTTTATGACCAAATAATGTATAAGAAGATTACTCCAGAAGAAGCTGCAAAGAGATTTAGAGAACAAGTGACTCAAATACTTAGAAAGTAG
- a CDS encoding carbohydrate ABC transporter permease, translating to MKKLTKKRKHDIFMGYLFTSPWILGFLFFIVFPLITSFYLSFTRYDILSAPRWIGLQNWIRMFTQDPRFWNATKATFKYVIFEVPLRLLFAFIVALIFSQRESKILNLYRAIYYIPSLIGGSVAIAVVWRQIWGYPDGIVNAILSILGLKGMNWLGDTRTAIWTLILLAVWQFGSPMLIFLAALKQVPTELYEAATIDGANFWGRLFKITIPMVTPVILFNLINQMIHAFMAFTQSYIITQGGPLDSTLFYAVYMYRKAFNDFEMGYASALAWFMLTLVGIFTIIIFKTSNRWVYYEAEEGV from the coding sequence ATGAAGAAACTTACCAAGAAAAGAAAGCACGATATTTTTATGGGATATCTTTTTACCAGCCCTTGGATATTAGGCTTTCTGTTTTTCATCGTATTTCCTTTAATAACTTCTTTTTATCTTTCTTTTACAAGATATGATATCCTTTCTGCTCCAAGATGGATAGGACTTCAAAACTGGATAAGGATGTTTACTCAGGATCCCAGGTTTTGGAATGCCACTAAAGCCACCTTTAAATATGTGATATTTGAGGTACCTTTGAGGCTTCTTTTTGCTTTTATTGTTGCTCTTATCTTTAGTCAAAGAGAAAGCAAAATCTTAAACTTATATCGTGCTATTTATTATATTCCTTCTCTTATTGGTGGAAGTGTGGCGATTGCGGTAGTTTGGAGGCAAATATGGGGATATCCTGACGGTATAGTCAATGCCATATTGTCTATTTTGGGACTTAAAGGTATGAATTGGCTTGGAGACACGCGTACTGCCATATGGACCCTTATTTTACTTGCAGTATGGCAATTTGGATCTCCCATGCTTATATTTTTAGCAGCTTTAAAGCAGGTTCCTACTGAGCTTTATGAGGCAGCAACCATTGATGGTGCAAATTTCTGGGGAAGACTATTTAAAATTACTATTCCTATGGTTACTCCAGTGATTCTTTTTAATCTCATAAACCAAATGATACATGCATTTATGGCATTTACACAATCTTACATCATCACTCAAGGTGGACCTTTAGATTCTACACTCTTTTATGCGGTTTATATGTATAGGAAAGCCTTTAATGATTTTGAGATGGGATATGCATCTGCTCTTGCCTGGTTTATGCTTACTCTTGTAGGGATATTTACCATCATTATATTTAAGACCTCCAACCGTTGGGTCTATTATGAAGCAGAGGAGGGAGTATAG
- a CDS encoding carbohydrate ABC transporter permease, whose product MRKKTLNTIIYYTFVTIIAFFMVYPALWMLSSSFKQPWEIFGNILSLIPKEPTLHNYKEGWQGFGGITFATFFKNSFIIAGLNTIGTVLSSTIVAYGLSRIPFPGRRMIFTTVILTLMLPMQVQIVPRYILFSKLGWINTFYPLIVPAFLGGPFFIFMVMQFIRGIPKELDESAFIDGADRIKIFYYVILPNLKPVVTTAAIFAFYWAWNDFMGPLVYLNSPEKYPVSVALRAFSDPSAVTNWGAVFAMSTLSLIPVLVIFVLFQKYIVQGVTTTGLRG is encoded by the coding sequence GTGAGAAAGAAAACTTTAAATACCATAATTTATTATACCTTTGTTACTATAATTGCTTTTTTTATGGTTTATCCTGCTCTTTGGATGCTAAGTAGTTCTTTTAAACAACCCTGGGAGATATTTGGGAATATTTTAAGCCTTATTCCTAAGGAACCTACCTTACACAATTACAAAGAGGGTTGGCAGGGATTCGGCGGAATAACTTTTGCGACTTTTTTTAAAAACTCCTTTATAATTGCAGGTTTAAATACCATTGGAACAGTACTTTCTTCCACTATTGTTGCTTATGGACTTTCAAGAATTCCTTTTCCAGGAAGAAGAATGATTTTTACCACAGTCATATTAACCCTTATGCTTCCTATGCAGGTGCAAATTGTCCCAAGGTACATACTCTTTTCTAAACTTGGTTGGATAAATACCTTTTATCCTTTAATTGTACCTGCTTTTTTGGGGGGTCCATTCTTTATATTTATGGTCATGCAATTTATAAGGGGAATACCAAAGGAGCTTGATGAATCTGCCTTTATTGATGGTGCGGATAGGATTAAGATTTTTTATTATGTTATTCTTCCTAATTTAAAACCTGTGGTAACTACCGCTGCAATCTTTGCCTTCTATTGGGCATGGAATGACTTTATGGGTCCTCTTGTATATCTGAATAGCCCCGAAAAATATCCTGTATCAGTAGCGCTTAGGGCTTTCTCAGATCCTTCTGCTGTAACTAACTGGGGTGCAGTATTTGCTATGTCTACATTATCTCTTATTCCAGTTTTGGTTATATTTGTATTATTCCAAAAATACATTGTTCAAGGTGTTACAACTACTGGATTAAGAGGCTAA
- a CDS encoding alpha-glucosidase/alpha-galactosidase, with protein sequence MNNVKIAYIGGGSKGWAWKFMADLALEESFSGEVRLYDINFEAAKTNEIIGNRISMQKDAKSKWRYRAVKEIGEALEGADFIIISILPGTFDEMEVDVHLPEKYGIYQAVGDTPGPGGVIRSLRTIPIYMEFAEAIKKYAPSAWVINYTNPMALCVRTLYVTFPKVKAIGCCHEVFKIPKILSLMLKEKEGIDVDPSEIKQNVLGINHFTWVDKISYKNKDLFPIYGEFAEKYYEEGFEEEKDRWKRDYFASANRVKFDLYRRYKLIAAAGDRHLAEFFPANWYLENPEKVRKWKFSLTPVSFRKEQAKELYEMSQKLAKGEMEFPIKPSGEVGVQIMKALLGLSDFITNVNYPNVGQMDGVPRDVIVETNVCITRDNIRPIYAGKLPNDVNSWVLRHIMNQEMILEAVLNKDLELAFRAFYNDPIVESKLDFDTARELFKEMIEGTKRYLPKYFGGEKD encoded by the coding sequence ATGAATAATGTAAAGATTGCATATATTGGTGGGGGTTCAAAAGGTTGGGCGTGGAAATTTATGGCAGATCTTGCTTTAGAGGAGAGCTTTAGTGGAGAAGTAAGGCTATATGACATAAATTTTGAGGCGGCAAAAACCAATGAGATTATTGGAAATAGGATCAGCATGCAGAAAGACGCTAAAAGTAAGTGGAGATATAGGGCGGTAAAAGAGATAGGAGAGGCTTTAGAAGGGGCAGATTTTATAATTATATCTATACTTCCTGGAACCTTCGATGAGATGGAAGTAGACGTTCATCTCCCTGAGAAATATGGAATTTATCAGGCAGTAGGAGATACTCCAGGACCTGGTGGGGTAATAAGAAGTCTAAGAACCATTCCTATTTATATGGAATTTGCAGAGGCTATTAAAAAGTATGCACCATCTGCTTGGGTGATCAATTATACTAATCCTATGGCTCTATGTGTCAGAACTCTTTATGTTACTTTTCCTAAAGTAAAAGCCATCGGATGTTGTCATGAAGTTTTTAAAATTCCTAAGATTTTATCTCTCATGCTAAAGGAGAAAGAGGGAATAGATGTAGATCCATCGGAGATAAAGCAAAACGTCCTTGGTATAAATCATTTCACATGGGTGGATAAAATCTCATATAAAAATAAAGATCTTTTTCCCATTTATGGAGAGTTTGCAGAAAAATATTACGAAGAGGGTTTTGAAGAAGAGAAAGATAGATGGAAGAGAGATTACTTTGCATCAGCCAATAGGGTTAAATTTGATTTGTACCGAAGATATAAGCTAATAGCTGCAGCAGGAGATAGGCATCTTGCTGAATTTTTCCCCGCTAACTGGTATTTAGAAAATCCTGAAAAGGTAAGAAAATGGAAGTTCTCTCTAACTCCTGTTTCTTTTAGAAAAGAACAAGCAAAAGAGCTATATGAGATGAGTCAGAAACTTGCAAAGGGAGAAATGGAGTTCCCTATAAAACCTTCAGGTGAGGTTGGGGTACAAATAATGAAGGCACTTTTAGGGCTCTCTGATTTTATAACCAATGTTAACTATCCTAATGTGGGACAGATGGATGGAGTACCAAGAGATGTGATAGTAGAAACCAATGTTTGCATTACAAGAGATAATATAAGGCCTATATATGCAGGAAAACTACCCAATGATGTTAATTCTTGGGTTTTGAGACACATAATGAATCAGGAAATGATTCTTGAGGCAGTGTTAAATAAAGATTTGGAACTCGCTTTCAGAGCCTTTTACAATGACCCAATAGTAGAGTCCAAATTAGATTTTGATACTGCGAGAGAGCTATTCAAGGAAATGATAGAGGGAACTAAAAGGTACCTTCCCAAATATTTTGGAGGAGAAAAAGATTAG
- a CDS encoding sugar kinase: MIDVISYGEVMLRFTPERYRTFLSSNTWNVEVGGTEANVLVALSLLGLKTEFISFFPDNFLGFKAISELKKYGVGVEKVRLIPEGRMGLYFVELHHRSKGIRVLYDRRDSSFSIGVLSDTDLEFIRKAKLIHLTGVTPSLSEVCKSNVIKICTSKKDSQILSFDINYRKKLWGEKECRRFLDIILPFVDILFVKKEDYNLLFEEENNEEKILYKLQKTYGKDKIYVLTQGEEGCSVLYKDEYFSQQAYNTDVVDRIGAGDAFVAGFLYGYLKGKDLKNSAKYGSLLASIKMSIFGDFPALDRKTLLDLLESENNRSVER, translated from the coding sequence ATGATTGATGTAATTTCTTATGGTGAGGTAATGTTAAGATTTACCCCTGAAAGGTATCGCACTTTTTTAAGTAGTAATACCTGGAATGTGGAGGTGGGAGGAACTGAGGCAAATGTCTTAGTAGCCCTTTCTCTTTTAGGCTTAAAAACTGAATTTATATCCTTTTTTCCTGACAATTTCCTTGGCTTTAAGGCGATTAGTGAATTAAAAAAGTATGGAGTTGGAGTAGAAAAGGTAAGACTTATACCAGAAGGAAGGATGGGGCTTTATTTTGTGGAATTACACCATCGCTCAAAAGGAATCAGAGTTCTTTATGATCGGAGGGACTCGTCCTTTTCAATAGGCGTTCTTTCAGATACTGATCTTGAATTTATAAGAAAGGCAAAACTCATACATCTTACAGGAGTTACTCCAAGCTTAAGTGAAGTTTGTAAGAGTAATGTAATTAAAATATGCACTTCTAAAAAAGATAGCCAAATTTTGTCTTTTGATATAAACTATAGAAAAAAACTATGGGGTGAAAAGGAGTGTAGGAGGTTTCTGGATATTATACTACCCTTTGTAGATATTCTTTTTGTTAAAAAAGAAGATTACAACCTCCTTTTTGAAGAAGAGAATAATGAAGAAAAAATTCTTTATAAACTTCAAAAGACTTATGGAAAGGATAAAATTTATGTCTTGACCCAAGGAGAAGAGGGATGTTCGGTACTTTATAAGGATGAATATTTTTCTCAGCAGGCATATAACACTGATGTGGTAGATAGGATTGGAGCAGGAGACGCTTTTGTGGCTGGATTTTTGTATGGTTATCTAAAGGGAAAAGATTTGAAAAATTCTGCAAAATATGGCAGTTTACTTGCTTCAATTAAAATGAGCATCTTTGGAGACTTTCCTGCTTTGGATAGAAAGACCCTTTTGGATCTCTTAGAGTCAGAAAATAATAGGAGTGTGGAGAGATGA
- a CDS encoding IclR family transcriptional regulator yields MKSKVGISSANQTLEILEYIVLSGREVSLKEIAEEIGLHVSTVHRYLSSLLEKGYVRKTQNGLYKPGFRILELSSYILQGFDLREIARPFLIELMENTKQTVHLTIRDAYEGVYIDKVEGPGTLPMMSRIGMRMPLYSTSFGKVLLAYSPESFINEYLRKVPLIPRTENTITDPEKLKEELLKVKKQGYAFDNEENERGIKCIGAPIFDYSGNVVAAVSISGYYKDFEGENREKLLKELLSACDRISSVLRSKA; encoded by the coding sequence ATGAAATCAAAAGTAGGTATAAGTTCTGCAAATCAGACTCTTGAGATTCTTGAATATATTGTTCTTTCGGGAAGGGAAGTGTCTTTAAAAGAGATTGCAGAGGAAATTGGACTTCATGTCTCTACGGTGCATCGTTATCTTTCCTCTCTTTTAGAAAAGGGATATGTGAGGAAGACTCAAAATGGTCTTTATAAGCCTGGATTTAGGATATTAGAACTTTCTTCTTACATTCTTCAAGGTTTTGACTTGAGGGAGATTGCTCGCCCTTTTCTTATAGAGCTTATGGAAAATACAAAACAAACTGTTCATTTGACCATTAGGGATGCCTACGAAGGGGTTTATATAGACAAAGTTGAAGGTCCTGGTACACTTCCTATGATGTCCCGCATAGGTATGAGAATGCCTTTATACTCTACCAGCTTTGGCAAAGTACTTCTTGCATACAGTCCAGAAAGTTTTATCAATGAATATTTGAGAAAAGTACCCCTTATTCCGAGAACTGAAAACACCATAACTGATCCTGAAAAGCTAAAGGAAGAACTTTTAAAAGTAAAAAAGCAGGGTTATGCCTTTGATAATGAAGAGAATGAGAGGGGGATTAAATGTATAGGAGCCCCCATATTTGATTATTCGGGAAATGTGGTTGCAGCAGTTTCCATATCTGGGTATTACAAAGATTTTGAAGGGGAAAATAGGGAAAAGCTTCTTAAAGAACTTTTAAGTGCGTGTGATAGGATAAGTTCCGTACTAAGAAGCAAAGCTTAA
- a CDS encoding 4Fe-4S binding protein produces the protein MDLSCSYVGLRLKNPIIIASSGLTENLKNMKKCEENGAGALVVKSLFEEEICRVSPTPRFEIISRSMGPLRSQTFYSFEQASPFEPEEYFKEISKALSVLSIPVIPSINCITDDGWLKYSKMAEEVGAPALELNVSCPHASISFRGQDVDETILHVARIVRENVKIPIVVKLPMQLSSPLAVAKALENIGVDGVVMFNRLTGLDINLDTEKPILHGGYAGHGGPWAFNYVLRWISTSRPHLKLSIAGSGGVGSGDDVAKYILTGADVVQICSIVYLMGYEIIPRIIDGLKKFMENKKYSTLSDFRGKVSGKVILGNYEIDRRHLYEAYINSDLCTSCGICKKVCIYDAPIEKDGKYFITDLCDGCGLCVRLCPTKAISMVFVGGRENAKN, from the coding sequence ATGGACTTATCCTGTAGTTATGTGGGGCTTAGGCTTAAAAATCCCATTATTATTGCCTCTTCAGGACTTACAGAAAACTTAAAAAACATGAAAAAATGTGAAGAAAATGGTGCAGGCGCCTTAGTAGTTAAATCTTTATTTGAAGAAGAAATTTGTAGGGTTTCACCAACTCCACGTTTTGAAATAATAAGTCGCAGTATGGGACCATTAAGATCTCAGACCTTTTATTCCTTTGAGCAGGCAAGTCCTTTTGAGCCTGAAGAATACTTCAAAGAAATAAGCAAGGCTCTTAGTGTTTTATCTATTCCTGTTATTCCAAGTATAAACTGTATTACCGATGATGGATGGCTAAAATATTCAAAGATGGCAGAAGAAGTAGGGGCTCCTGCATTGGAATTAAATGTTTCTTGTCCTCATGCTTCTATATCCTTTCGTGGACAAGATGTGGATGAAACAATTCTTCATGTAGCAAGAATTGTGAGAGAAAATGTGAAGATTCCAATTGTTGTAAAACTACCTATGCAACTTTCCTCTCCCCTTGCTGTGGCAAAAGCCCTTGAAAACATTGGTGTAGATGGAGTTGTCATGTTTAATAGACTTACAGGGCTTGACATAAATTTGGATACAGAAAAACCAATCCTTCATGGAGGTTATGCAGGACACGGAGGTCCTTGGGCTTTTAATTATGTGTTAAGGTGGATCTCCACTTCTCGTCCTCATTTAAAGCTCTCCATAGCTGGCTCTGGAGGAGTGGGAAGTGGAGATGATGTGGCAAAGTATATACTTACTGGGGCAGATGTGGTCCAGATATGTAGCATTGTATATCTTATGGGGTATGAAATCATTCCAAGAATAATTGATGGGCTAAAGAAATTTATGGAAAACAAAAAATATAGTACTTTAAGTGATTTTAGAGGAAAAGTATCAGGTAAAGTTATTCTTGGAAATTATGAGATTGATAGAAGACATCTATATGAAGCCTATATAAATTCTGATTTATGTACCTCTTGCGGAATATGTAAAAAAGTCTGTATTTATGATGCGCCAATAGAAAAAGATGGTAAGTATTTTATAACTGACCTTTGTGATGGATGTGGACTTTGTGTGAGGCTTTGTCCTACCAAAGCTATAAGTATGGTTTTTGTGGGAGGAAGAGAGAATGCAAAAAATTAA